A genomic region of Sulfobacillus acidophilus DSM 10332 contains the following coding sequences:
- a CDS encoding hypothetical protein (PFAM: Mannosyltransferase (PIG-V))~COGs: COG5542 integral membrane protein~KEGG: ttm:Tthe_1979 hypothetical protein~SPTR: Putative uncharacterized protein), whose translation MHRIRTWLQAWWPGSEAGREIVETLLWTRVGLLLAGWVALALLPWQYLSPTFNTSSSPWILMWVRWDGIWYTQIAQHGYWTQALAFFPLYPLLIAAGHLVFRLGYDASAVFVANVSLLLFVFTLYYLVRETFDDTLARRAVWLALIFPSAFFLSAAYTESLFLWLSTATFLALKRRRFVAAGIFGMLATLTRNEGLFLALAFFVVYYQHFGWRWRWKILGVLPIGLGLAAFMTYQWIDFGTPLAFMQAQAYWGRHITWPVLGFFWAVRTIWNGSPLQPSAVLSMIDLLAAISAGLLWVYGLKHRLPWDWLVYWAVLWLVDVSAPVASGESPLLSMSRLVLVIFPMFVTLAMLAERESWRRFLGFVLPMLQVVFFVTFATWHWIA comes from the coding sequence ATGCATCGGATACGTACATGGCTTCAAGCGTGGTGGCCCGGTTCGGAAGCCGGCCGGGAAATTGTCGAAACCTTGCTTTGGACCCGGGTAGGTTTACTTCTGGCCGGCTGGGTGGCGTTGGCATTATTGCCGTGGCAATATCTCTCGCCGACGTTTAATACGAGTAGCTCCCCTTGGATTCTGATGTGGGTGCGTTGGGACGGGATTTGGTATACCCAAATCGCCCAACACGGGTATTGGACGCAGGCGTTAGCCTTTTTCCCGCTCTATCCCTTATTAATTGCGGCCGGCCATCTCGTTTTTCGGCTCGGTTATGATGCCAGCGCCGTTTTCGTGGCCAATGTGAGCCTCTTGTTATTCGTTTTTACGTTATATTATCTTGTCCGGGAAACTTTTGACGACACCTTGGCCCGGCGTGCCGTATGGCTGGCGCTGATATTTCCCAGTGCCTTTTTTTTGTCGGCGGCGTATACCGAATCCCTCTTTTTGTGGCTCAGTACCGCAACTTTTTTGGCGCTGAAACGGCGCCGGTTTGTAGCCGCCGGGATTTTTGGGATGTTGGCCACGTTAACTCGCAACGAGGGACTCTTTTTGGCCCTCGCCTTTTTCGTGGTATACTATCAACACTTCGGTTGGCGTTGGCGATGGAAAATATTGGGCGTATTGCCTATTGGACTCGGGTTGGCGGCGTTCATGACCTATCAATGGATTGACTTCGGTACGCCGTTGGCTTTTATGCAGGCGCAAGCCTATTGGGGTCGGCATATCACTTGGCCCGTGCTGGGTTTTTTTTGGGCAGTACGCACGATCTGGAATGGCAGTCCATTGCAACCGAGCGCCGTACTCAGTATGATAGATTTGTTGGCTGCCATATCGGCAGGCCTTTTGTGGGTTTATGGGCTGAAGCATCGATTACCGTGGGATTGGCTCGTTTACTGGGCGGTCTTGTGGTTGGTCGATGTGAGCGCGCCGGTGGCATCGGGAGAAAGTCCTTTGCTCAGTATGTCCCGGTTAGTGTTGGTGATTTTCCCGATGTTTGTGACGTTGGCGATGCTGGCGGAACGGGAAAGTTGGCGACGTTTTCTAGGGTTCGTATTGCCGATGTTGCAAGTCGTGTTTTTCGTCACCTTTGCCACATGGCATTGGATTGCCTGA